In Halorubellus sp. JP-L1, one DNA window encodes the following:
- a CDS encoding NAD(P)H-binding protein, producing the protein MPHESYRVLVADAATPVGTALLSYLADTEYTVRALVSSPGAESGARSDGADDVVVADLANDEGLAAAVADVDAICCTVTDGALGRVVGSLDAGSGLQNLLDATDDADRPYVVLHSTIGVGDSTRGMVLPIRLYNHRLLRALDATERSLRERGVPHTILRTGTVTDGARTRDVVTTEGTDVVSGRIPRRDLAWLMAAALTTPEARNRTFEVASARAATTTDSVSFAWAGPETGLVARRSGYSIPSQG; encoded by the coding sequence GTGCCACACGAATCGTATCGCGTCCTGGTTGCAGACGCCGCAACGCCGGTCGGGACCGCGCTCCTGTCGTACCTCGCGGACACCGAGTACACCGTCCGCGCGCTCGTGAGTTCGCCCGGCGCGGAGTCCGGTGCGCGCAGCGACGGGGCCGACGACGTGGTCGTCGCCGACCTCGCGAACGACGAGGGACTCGCCGCCGCCGTCGCCGACGTCGACGCCATCTGCTGTACCGTCACCGACGGCGCACTCGGCCGCGTCGTCGGCTCGCTCGACGCCGGCAGTGGCCTCCAGAACCTCCTCGACGCCACCGACGACGCCGACCGACCGTACGTCGTCCTGCACTCGACGATCGGCGTCGGCGACTCCACTCGTGGAATGGTCCTCCCGATCAGACTCTACAACCACCGCCTCCTTCGCGCGCTCGACGCGACGGAGCGCTCGCTCAGAGAACGCGGCGTCCCCCACACCATCCTCCGGACGGGAACCGTCACCGACGGCGCCCGCACGCGCGACGTCGTCACGACCGAGGGCACGGACGTCGTCAGCGGCCGCATCCCCCGCCGAGACCTCGCGTGGCTGATGGCCGCCGCCCTCACCACGCCCGAAGCCCGCAATCGCACGTTCGAAGTGGCGAGCGCGCGCGCCGCCACCACGACGGACAGCGTCTCCTTCGCGTGGGCCGGCCCCGAGACGGGGCTCGTCGCCCGCCGCTCCGGGTACTCGATTCCATCGCAGGGGTAA
- a CDS encoding plastocyanin/azurin family copper-binding protein, with amino-acid sequence MTDRDAALDADGDRDIGRGSDGVHSRRCLLAGAGGALSLVLASAGCLSNPWGPDRPDAGTSTDTATSPAIDGSTDGDDAAATTADDGTGGETTTDTDDGATTSDGDRTTTDGGSAETATETTPPEEREPDQVVEVAPDGFRFEPETFAIDAGDTVHWQWTDTGHNVRVREKPEGSDWTGTPGSASDTYAEGYLLAHTFEAAGDYECYCAPHQSLGMEGSFTVR; translated from the coding sequence ATGACCGACCGAGACGCTGCCCTCGACGCGGACGGCGACCGCGACATCGGTCGCGGTAGCGACGGTGTCCACAGTCGCCGCTGCCTCCTCGCGGGCGCGGGCGGGGCGCTGTCACTCGTGCTCGCGTCCGCTGGTTGCCTCTCGAACCCGTGGGGTCCCGATCGCCCCGACGCCGGAACGTCGACGGACACGGCCACGTCGCCAGCGATCGACGGCTCGACTGACGGAGACGACGCTGCAGCCACGACGGCGGACGACGGCACCGGCGGTGAGACGACCACGGACACAGACGACGGTGCGACCACGAGTGATGGCGACAGAACCACGACCGATGGTGGGAGCGCGGAGACGGCGACGGAGACGACGCCGCCCGAGGAGCGAGAGCCCGACCAGGTCGTCGAAGTCGCGCCAGACGGGTTCCGGTTCGAGCCGGAGACGTTCGCGATCGACGCCGGCGATACCGTCCACTGGCAGTGGACGGACACCGGGCACAACGTCCGCGTTCGCGAGAAACCCGAGGGTTCCGATTGGACGGGCACGCCCGGGAGCGCCTCGGACACGTACGCCGAGGGGTACCTGCTCGCGCACACGTTCGAGGCCGCCGGAGACTACGAGTGCTACTGCGCGCCCCACCAGAGCCTCGGCATGGAGGGCTCGTTCACGGTTCGCTGA
- a CDS encoding 2Fe-2S iron-sulfur cluster-binding protein, translating to MTEPEEDAEFVFGADARSARDGDGDSSADAAAEAGADAAVDGSESAVGPSPAFEPAAALRVQLDAIEAATVDARAARDAGTVPAVVRTLFDFAAPSFRQAHGSLEGFAATLLGPMYDRLVGADAIERGAAERDGDRFTQAVLARHPDGDRTYEFALARQTAGKYAGCWLTTSVDLLYDGESPAFRRTPTVTFGDTSVTCEVGDQLRAVLLAAEGHSPHNDVTQVANCGGNGLCGTCAVSCDGDVDEMGDRERRRLSLPPHEAASGLRLACQTHVQGDVTVGKHDGYWGQHVDGAVDAADRVDADEVVASDRPDQIVVTAAEYAGEYDYAADGPSGSATAGGDGR from the coding sequence ATGACCGAGCCCGAGGAGGACGCCGAGTTCGTGTTCGGGGCCGACGCGCGGTCGGCGAGGGACGGCGACGGCGATTCGTCCGCGGACGCCGCGGCCGAGGCGGGAGCGGATGCGGCCGTCGACGGGAGCGAGTCCGCGGTCGGTCCGTCGCCGGCGTTCGAGCCGGCGGCGGCGCTCCGCGTGCAGCTGGACGCAATCGAGGCGGCGACGGTGGACGCACGGGCGGCCCGTGACGCGGGGACGGTGCCGGCGGTCGTGCGGACGCTCTTCGACTTCGCCGCGCCGTCGTTCCGCCAGGCGCACGGCTCGCTCGAGGGGTTCGCGGCGACGCTGCTCGGCCCGATGTACGACCGGCTCGTCGGCGCGGACGCGATCGAGCGCGGCGCGGCCGAGCGCGACGGCGACCGGTTCACGCAGGCGGTGCTCGCACGACATCCCGACGGTGACCGAACGTACGAGTTCGCGCTCGCGCGCCAGACCGCGGGCAAGTACGCGGGCTGCTGGCTGACGACGAGCGTCGATCTCCTGTACGACGGGGAGAGCCCCGCGTTCCGGCGGACGCCGACGGTGACGTTCGGCGACACGTCGGTGACGTGCGAGGTCGGCGACCAGCTGCGGGCGGTCCTGCTCGCCGCCGAGGGGCACTCGCCGCACAACGACGTGACGCAGGTCGCGAACTGCGGCGGGAACGGCCTCTGCGGGACGTGCGCGGTGTCCTGCGACGGCGACGTCGACGAGATGGGAGACCGGGAGCGGCGCCGACTCAGTCTCCCGCCCCACGAGGCGGCGAGCGGGCTCCGGCTCGCTTGCCAGACGCACGTCCAGGGCGACGTCACCGTCGGCAAGCACGACGGCTACTGGGGACAGCACGTCGACGGTGCGGTGGACGCCGCGGATCGTGTCGATGCGGACGAGGTGGTTGCGTCGGACCGCCCGGACCAGATCGTGGTGACGGCGGCGGAGTACGCGGGCGAGTACGACTACGCCGCCGACGGTCCGAGCGGGTCCGCGACCGCCGGGGGTGACGGGCGATGA
- a CDS encoding methyl-accepting chemotaxis protein codes for MVTGVLRAGVGALRQRVRRGADPRASLTGKFATAAVAAVGVSFVVVAVAVWQATVALDATYEQARAIYRGGVLAFATLAVGIVVAFALVERSVVTGLRDLDRETRRAVERGRYDGSFEPTRRDEVGQLSWSVAELREQLGEQVATVESLNRDLASTATAQTRTLSTVRRGDLTGRMDEETGVPQFDALATSFNETMDRMETMVAEVREFSQSVAGAAQTADENAGRAKEGTAAVTAATASISEGVEAQHAELEETADAMAQLLEDVRTVARSAGAVAEKSERAASTSSQGATAATDALDELETIEDRMAASVAEIESLAATVAEVEALADQVRGLTEQTEHLAMNTALEAKKTNDDGSMTHLGDQIRSLSNDTEAAAAAIEDGLASVAADTEAALAEIERTETALERGADTIGAALSSFEDVESVVAETAEDAARIDDATDAQTERAVAARSSVTSVREIGAETATEAAAVAATAREQEAVIERIEERVDWLADGASQLERALEQFTVRSPEGSESAVEASR; via the coding sequence ATGGTAACAGGGGTTCTTCGAGCAGGCGTGGGGGCGCTCCGCCAGCGCGTCCGTAGGGGGGCGGACCCGCGGGCGTCGCTCACGGGGAAGTTCGCGACCGCGGCCGTCGCCGCGGTCGGCGTGTCGTTCGTCGTCGTCGCCGTGGCGGTCTGGCAGGCGACGGTCGCGCTCGACGCGACCTACGAGCAGGCACGAGCGATCTATCGCGGGGGCGTCCTCGCGTTCGCGACGCTCGCCGTTGGCATCGTCGTGGCGTTCGCGCTCGTCGAGCGGTCGGTCGTCACGGGGCTGCGCGACCTCGACCGGGAGACGCGTCGCGCTGTCGAGCGCGGTCGGTACGACGGCTCGTTCGAGCCGACGCGGCGCGACGAGGTCGGCCAGCTATCCTGGAGCGTCGCGGAGTTACGCGAGCAACTCGGCGAGCAGGTAGCGACCGTCGAGTCCCTGAATCGCGACCTGGCGTCGACGGCGACCGCGCAGACGCGGACGCTCTCGACGGTCCGGCGCGGCGACCTGACGGGACGGATGGACGAGGAGACGGGCGTCCCGCAGTTCGACGCGCTCGCGACGTCGTTCAACGAGACGATGGACCGGATGGAGACGATGGTCGCGGAGGTTCGCGAGTTCTCGCAGTCCGTCGCGGGTGCCGCGCAGACGGCCGACGAGAACGCGGGCCGGGCGAAGGAGGGAACGGCGGCGGTGACGGCGGCGACGGCGTCCATCAGCGAGGGCGTCGAGGCACAGCACGCGGAGCTGGAGGAGACCGCCGACGCGATGGCGCAGCTCCTCGAGGACGTGCGGACGGTCGCGCGCTCGGCGGGCGCGGTCGCCGAGAAGTCAGAGCGGGCGGCGTCGACGTCGAGCCAGGGCGCGACCGCGGCGACGGACGCGCTCGACGAGCTGGAGACGATCGAGGACCGGATGGCGGCGTCGGTCGCCGAGATCGAGTCGCTCGCGGCGACGGTCGCGGAGGTGGAGGCGCTCGCGGACCAGGTCCGCGGGTTGACCGAGCAGACCGAGCACCTCGCGATGAACACGGCGCTGGAGGCGAAGAAAACGAACGACGACGGCAGCATGACCCACCTCGGCGACCAGATCCGGTCGCTGTCGAACGACACGGAGGCGGCGGCGGCCGCCATCGAGGACGGCCTCGCGTCGGTCGCGGCGGACACGGAGGCGGCGCTGGCGGAGATCGAGCGCACGGAGACGGCGCTCGAGCGGGGCGCTGACACCATCGGGGCTGCGCTGTCGTCGTTCGAGGACGTCGAGTCGGTGGTCGCGGAGACGGCGGAGGACGCGGCGCGCATCGACGACGCGACGGACGCGCAGACCGAGCGGGCGGTGGCGGCGCGGTCGAGCGTGACGTCGGTCCGCGAGATCGGTGCGGAGACGGCGACGGAGGCGGCGGCCGTGGCGGCGACGGCGCGCGAGCAGGAGGCGGTCATCGAGCGCATCGAGGAGCGCGTGGACTGGCTCGCTGACGGGGCGAGCCAGCTCGAGCGGGCGCTCGAGCAGTTCACGGTGCGGTCGCCGGAGGGCTCGGAGTCGGCCGTGGAGGCCTCGCGATGA
- the carB gene encoding carbamoyl-phosphate synthase large subunit, which translates to MTGGTPTDDADGRTILLIGSGPIQIGQAAEFDYSGAQACRALQEEGARVVLVNSNPATIMTDPEMADEVYIEPITTDAISEVIARENPDGVIAGLGGQTGLNVTAELAEEGVLDEYDVDIMGTPLDTIYATEDRDLFRERMESIGEPVPKSVTINSVDEIEDAVERVGGLPVIMRTTYTLGGAGSGVVEEMDELKERVRKGLRLSRNDEVMITESIDGWVELEYEVMRDGDDSCIIICNMENIDPMGIHTGESTVVTPSQVIPDEGHQQMRDSALKVIRELGIEGGCNIQHAWRDDGTPGGEYRVVEVNPRVSRSSALASKATGYPIARVTAKVALGKRLHEIDNEITGETTAAFEPAIDYVVTKVPRWPQDKFPETDFELSTAMKSTGEAMSIGRTFEESLLKALRSSEYEPDVDWAELTDDELESEYLVRPSPDRPYAIFEAFDRGYSVEEVIEMTEIHEWYVERFQNVANAAASAAEGDYASAGEVGFTDAEVAELASDGGRVADAPTGSGDAASTLDAVEDATPDRSFKQVDTCAGEFAASTPYYYSAREPGFAQSRYRNELQVDPEMESVVVVGGGPIRIGQGVEFDYCSVHAVQALEELGIDAHVVNNNPETVSTDYDTSDGLFFEPITAEEIADVVAATDADGVMVQFGGQTSVNVGEPLEDELARRGLDCEVLGTSVEAMDLAEDRDRFNVLMDELGIAQPEGGSATSEAEALDLARDIGYPVLVRPSYVLGGRAMEVVHDDEELKEYVEEAVRVSPDKPILVDEFLAGAIELDVDAVSDGEDVLLGGIMEHVESAGVHSGDSACVIPPRSLDDETTERVRGVVEDIASALDTVGLLNVQLAVKDGEVYVLEANPRSSRTVPYVSKATGVPIAKVAAKVMAGETLESLDVAEQVPEHYSVKEVVLPFDRLPNSDPRLGPEMKSTGEVMGTASSFGMAYWKAQDAAGNAVNTGGKAVVSLDGDAGDLPERFGEFFTVVEFEDVPQAIIDGAVDLLVSDDRDALTTAVEEDVAYLSTEAAAEAYLDGLAVRDGDLEVLPVSERPRRTEDWG; encoded by the coding sequence ATGACCGGCGGGACACCAACCGACGACGCGGACGGACGCACAATCCTCCTCATCGGCTCCGGCCCCATCCAGATCGGGCAGGCCGCGGAGTTCGACTACTCCGGCGCGCAGGCGTGCCGGGCGCTCCAGGAGGAGGGCGCGCGAGTCGTCCTCGTGAACTCGAACCCGGCGACGATCATGACCGACCCCGAGATGGCCGACGAGGTGTACATCGAGCCGATCACGACCGACGCCATCTCCGAGGTCATCGCGCGCGAGAACCCCGACGGCGTCATCGCCGGCCTCGGCGGCCAGACCGGCCTGAACGTCACCGCGGAACTCGCCGAGGAAGGCGTGCTCGACGAGTACGACGTCGACATCATGGGGACGCCACTGGACACCATCTACGCGACCGAGGACCGCGACCTGTTCCGCGAGCGCATGGAGTCCATCGGCGAACCCGTCCCGAAGTCGGTCACCATCAACAGCGTCGACGAGATCGAGGACGCCGTCGAACGGGTCGGCGGCCTCCCCGTCATCATGCGGACGACGTACACGCTCGGCGGCGCCGGGTCCGGCGTCGTCGAGGAGATGGACGAACTCAAGGAGCGCGTCCGCAAGGGCCTCCGGCTCTCGCGGAACGACGAGGTGATGATCACGGAGAGCATCGACGGCTGGGTCGAGCTCGAGTACGAGGTGATGCGGGACGGCGACGACTCCTGCATCATCATCTGCAACATGGAGAACATCGACCCGATGGGCATCCACACCGGCGAGTCCACGGTCGTCACGCCGAGTCAGGTCATCCCGGACGAGGGCCACCAGCAGATGCGCGACAGCGCGCTGAAGGTCATCCGCGAACTCGGCATCGAGGGCGGCTGTAACATCCAGCACGCGTGGCGCGACGACGGCACGCCCGGCGGCGAGTACCGCGTCGTCGAGGTGAACCCGCGCGTCTCGCGCTCGTCCGCGCTCGCGTCGAAGGCGACGGGCTACCCGATCGCGCGCGTCACGGCGAAGGTCGCGCTCGGCAAGCGCCTGCACGAGATCGACAACGAGATCACGGGCGAGACGACGGCGGCGTTCGAGCCCGCGATCGACTACGTCGTGACGAAGGTACCCCGTTGGCCCCAGGACAAGTTCCCGGAGACGGACTTCGAGCTGTCGACCGCGATGAAGTCGACGGGCGAGGCGATGTCGATCGGGCGGACGTTCGAGGAGAGCCTGCTGAAGGCGCTTCGCTCGTCGGAGTACGAGCCGGACGTCGACTGGGCCGAATTGACCGACGACGAACTCGAATCCGAGTACCTCGTGCGGCCGAGTCCGGACCGGCCGTACGCGATCTTCGAGGCGTTCGACCGCGGCTATTCGGTCGAGGAGGTCATCGAGATGACGGAGATCCACGAGTGGTACGTGGAGCGCTTCCAGAACGTCGCGAACGCGGCGGCGTCGGCGGCCGAGGGCGACTACGCGTCGGCGGGCGAGGTCGGGTTCACGGACGCGGAGGTCGCGGAGCTGGCGAGCGACGGCGGCCGGGTCGCGGACGCGCCGACGGGGAGCGGCGACGCGGCGTCGACGCTGGACGCCGTCGAGGACGCGACGCCGGACCGGTCGTTCAAGCAAGTGGACACGTGCGCGGGCGAGTTCGCGGCGTCGACGCCGTACTACTACTCGGCGCGCGAGCCCGGATTCGCCCAGAGCCGGTACCGGAACGAGCTCCAGGTGGACCCGGAGATGGAGAGCGTGGTCGTCGTCGGCGGCGGCCCGATCCGCATCGGGCAGGGCGTCGAGTTCGACTACTGCTCGGTCCACGCCGTCCAGGCCCTGGAGGAACTGGGCATCGACGCGCACGTCGTGAACAACAACCCGGAGACGGTCAGTACGGACTACGACACGAGCGACGGGCTGTTCTTCGAGCCGATCACGGCCGAGGAGATCGCGGACGTCGTCGCGGCGACGGACGCGGACGGTGTGATGGTGCAGTTCGGCGGGCAGACGTCCGTGAACGTGGGCGAACCGCTAGAAGACGAGCTGGCGCGCCGCGGCCTGGACTGCGAGGTGCTGGGGACGAGCGTGGAGGCGATGGACCTCGCGGAGGACCGCGATCGCTTCAACGTCCTCATGGACGAGCTCGGGATCGCACAGCCCGAGGGCGGGTCGGCGACGAGCGAGGCGGAAGCACTCGACCTCGCGCGCGACATCGGTTATCCGGTGCTCGTCCGGCCCTCCTACGTGCTCGGCGGGCGCGCGATGGAGGTCGTGCACGACGACGAGGAGCTGAAGGAGTACGTCGAGGAGGCCGTCAGGGTCTCCCCGGACAAGCCGATCCTCGTGGACGAGTTCCTCGCGGGCGCGATCGAGCTGGACGTCGACGCCGTGAGCGACGGCGAGGACGTCCTGCTGGGCGGCATCATGGAGCACGTCGAGTCCGCTGGCGTCCACTCGGGCGACTCGGCCTGCGTCATCCCGCCGCGGTCGCTGGACGACGAGACGACCGAACGCGTTCGCGGGGTCGTCGAGGACATCGCGAGCGCGCTCGACACCGTCGGGCTCCTGAACGTCCAGCTCGCCGTCAAGGACGGCGAGGTGTACGTCCTCGAAGCGAACCCGCGTTCGTCGCGCACGGTACCGTACGTGTCGAAGGCGACGGGGGTTCCGATCGCGAAGGTCGCAGCGAAGGTGATGGCCGGCGAGACCCTCGAGTCGCTGGACGTCGCCGAGCAGGTACCCGAGCACTACTCGGTCAAAGAGGTCGTGCTGCCGTTCGACCGCTTGCCGAACTCGGATCCGCGCCTCGGGCCGGAGATGAAGTCGACCGGCGAGGTCATGGGGACGGCGAGTTCGTTCGGGATGGCGTACTGGAAGGCCCAAGACGCCGCCGGGAACGCGGTGAACACGGGCGGAAAGGCCGTCGTGAGCCTCGACGGCGACGCGGGCGACCTCCCCGAGCGCTTCGGGGAGTTCTTCACGGTCGTCGAGTTCGAGGACGTTCCGCAGGCGATCATCGACGGCGCGGTCGACCTGCTCGTGAGCGACGACCGCGACGCGCTCACGACCGCGGTCGAGGAGGACGTCGCGTACCTCTCCACGGAGGCCGCCGCCGAGGCGTACCTCGACGGACTCGCGGTGCGCGACGGCGACCTGGAGGTGCTCCCGGTGAGCGAGCGTCCGCGCAGGACCGAGGACTGGGGATAG